A region from the Hydra vulgaris chromosome 08, alternate assembly HydraT2T_AEP genome encodes:
- the LOC136082986 gene encoding uncharacterized protein LOC136082986: protein MEVMMKNIEKLISTKLNEQKKGILTETAILLKNQEKIFTDILSANLKIITDRLDKLENEFNKNKSKLVIVEKDISDLKESINFQEENFLNKILQTNSLLDIEIGNLKNKFNYLEKRSRQNNLRIDGLTELPTETWNDRANELKNIFINKLGISEEIIVERAYRIGKIKEDKSLRTMIIKLLDFQNKNKILTSAKKLKGTGIFINEDFSNETMEIRKKLWEEVKRLRKEGKYAIIKYDKIFVREFRK, encoded by the coding sequence ATGGAAGTTATGatgaaaaatatagaaaaactaaTAAGCACCAAACTTAATGAgcaaaaaaaaggcattttaacTGAAACtgctatacttttaaaaaatcaggaAAAGATATTTACCGATATTTTAAGTgcgaatttaaaaataataaccgATCGACTTGACAAACTTGAAAACgagtttaataaaaacaaatcgaAACTTGTAATTGTTGAAAAAGACATCAGTGATTTAAAGGAAAGTATTAACTTTCAggaagaaaactttttaaataaaatattacaaacaaaCAGTTTGTTAGACATCGAAATtggcaatttaaaaaacaaatttaattacttgGAAAAACGTTCACGACAGAATAACCTAAGAATTGATGGATTAACTGAGCTGCCCACTGAAACTTGGAATGATCGTGCAAATgagcttaaaaatatatttataaacaagcTGGGAATCTCCGAGGAAATAATAGTTGAAAGAGCTTATCGTATCGGGaaaataaaagaagataaatcTCTACGAACcatgattattaaattattagactttcaaaataaaaataaaatattaacatcaGCAAAAAAACTCAAGGGAACGGGTATTTTCATTAACGAAGACTTCTCGAATGAAACTATGGAGATTAGGAAAAAGCTTTGGGAAGAAGTCAA